The genomic DNA GCCCAGATGCCCACCGGGGGCGTCCTGGCGGCGATGTGCGTCAGCGGGGTGGGTCCGTGTCTGGTGCTGTGCGACGCCGATCTGCGACCGCTCCGGCCCGCCATCCTCTACGGGATCGACACCAGGGCGACGGCCGAGATCGCTTCGCTGACCCAGGAATTCGGGGAGGACGCGATCCTGGACCGGGCGGGCACGCTGCTGTCCAGTCAGGCGGTGGGACCGAAGCTGGAGTGGGTGTACCGGCACGAGCCCGAGGTGTTCGCCGGCGCCGCAGGCTGGTACGGCTCGAACTCCTACATCGCGGCCAAGCTCACCGGTGAATACGTGATGGATCACCACACCGCCAGCCAGTGCGATCCGCTGTATGCCACGCGCGACTTCGAGTGGAACCAGCCGTGGGCCCGACGCATCTGCAGGGACCTGCCGCTGCCGAGGTTGGTCTGGCCCAGCGAGGTCGTGGGGACGGTACACGCGGAAGCCGCTGCGGCAACCGGTGTTCCGGTGGGCACGCCGGTGGTGGCGGGTACCGTCGACGCGTACTCCGAGGCCTTCTCGGTAGGCGTCCGGCACCCCGGTGATCAGATGCTGATGTACGGCTCGACGATGTTCCTGGTGCAGATCATCGACGCCTATCACAGCGACCCGACGCTGTGGACCACCGCGGGCATCGAGCACGGCAGCCTCGCGCTGGCCGCGGGCACGTCGACGGCGGGCAGCCTGATCGGTTGGTTGCAGACGGTCACCGGCGGTGCGCCGTTCGACGAACTGATGGCCGAGGCCTCCCGGGTCCCGCCGGGCAGCGAGGGCCTCCTCGTCCTGCCGTACTTCGCGGGTGAGCGCACCCCGGTGTTCGATCCCCAGGCCCGTGGCGTGCTGGCCGGGTTGACGCTGCGACACGGCCGAGGGCATCTGTTCCGGGCTGCCTACGAGGGCATTTCGTTCGGCATCCGGCAGATCCTCGAGCGCTTCGACGACGCGCACACCGGCACCAGGACCGTGGCGGTGGGCGGGGGACTGCGCAGCCCGGTGTGGGCGCAAGCGGTCAGCGACATCACCGGCCGTGTCCAGGAGGTGCCCGAACAGGCGATCGGCGCCAGCTACGGTGACGCGCTGCTCGCGGCCATCGGGGTCGGTCTCGTTC from Mycolicibacterium arabiense includes the following:
- a CDS encoding FGGY-family carbohydrate kinase; amino-acid sequence: MDLLLGIDMGTGSTKGVLVDAAGTVIASETVAHAVNLPRPGWAEVDAEGLWWREVCEIAARLTAQMPTGGVLAAMCVSGVGPCLVLCDADLRPLRPAILYGIDTRATAEIASLTQEFGEDAILDRAGTLLSSQAVGPKLEWVYRHEPEVFAGAAGWYGSNSYIAAKLTGEYVMDHHTASQCDPLYATRDFEWNQPWARRICRDLPLPRLVWPSEVVGTVHAEAAAATGVPVGTPVVAGTVDAYSEAFSVGVRHPGDQMLMYGSTMFLVQIIDAYHSDPTLWTTAGIEHGSLALAAGTSTAGSLIGWLQTVTGGAPFDELMAEASRVPPGSEGLLVLPYFAGERTPVFDPQARGVLAGLTLRHGRGHLFRAAYEGISFGIRQILERFDDAHTGTRTVAVGGGLRSPVWAQAVSDITGRVQEVPEQAIGASYGDALLAAIGVGLVPPETDWTKIEREIKPNPETRALYDDLYATWCELYPATKEQVHRLSR